A window of candidate division TA06 bacterium contains these coding sequences:
- a CDS encoding nucleoside deaminase, giving the protein MQRALKLAQKAALNNEVPVGAVVVYSGRIVGRGWNQVETKQDASRHAEIIALAQAAKKLGRWRLTGCTLYVTLEPCTMCAGAMALARIDRLVFAAVDPKAGACGSAFNIAGDRRLNHRIEIKSGVLREESSKLLKDFFKEKRKNFDFQRRP; this is encoded by the coding sequence ATGCAACGGGCCCTGAAGCTGGCCCAAAAGGCGGCCCTGAACAACGAAGTCCCGGTCGGGGCCGTGGTCGTTTACAGTGGCAGGATCGTGGGGCGGGGCTGGAACCAAGTGGAGACAAAACAAGACGCCTCCCGGCACGCCGAGATCATCGCCCTGGCACAAGCTGCAAAAAAGCTTGGCCGCTGGCGGCTTACCGGCTGTACCCTGTATGTAACCCTGGAGCCCTGTACCATGTGCGCCGGAGCCATGGCGCTGGCCCGGATCGACCGGCTGGTATTTGCGGCAGTTGACCCCAAGGCCGGTGCCTGCGGCTCGGCATTTAATATCGCCGGGGACAGGCGCCTCAATCACAGGATAGAAATCAAAAGCGGCGTTTTACGGGAAGAATCTTCAAAACTACTGAAAGACTTTTTTAAAGAAAAACGGAAAAACTTTGACTTTCAACGGCGTCCATGA
- a CDS encoding AAA family ATPase — MKLDASLVKYLGQPLAEKLESGKLSGEETRQASEKLNRLFAALSPYLPRGLHARRQGLIKGEKLTAAILLADVSGFTTLSERLSRTGKEGAEEVTSIINGYFSPLIKIALKYGGDLIRFGGDSITVIFEPLPDETAGKERRAAQAAWEMAEFVKNFAEVKTSIGSFPVGLHLALHTGSFTICRVGSEKEGLQYLLAGQSAAAAARLEDEAEAGQILISKEMHQALTGSVKDEKKSGDTFQLLELTDQAPAGLEQKEEADLSPETMAQKIQDLAAYLPPWLFQRMIADPKSGAQSGEHTRATALFLSFSGLDFDHDASAVAKLQNYYQVLQQTVKSYDGHLNKIDSGQDGQRALILFGAPQSHEDDEIRAALCGLEMLSHQEFSYGGMHQKFGINSGYVFAGTVGSAARREYTAMGDEVNLAARLMGSAQDEELLITEATHRKCKNKFLAEPLGERQFKGKAHPISIFKVTAKKEVGEDIFAKWISESKAIVGRSQERELLNQAIEKTLLGKGQIVSIAGEAGIGKSRLTRDLTSRWMERGYTLFGGSCQSYGQAISYLPWSELLEAYLGLKKTDSPEQKARKIEKALAIIDPQLKDWAPIIGEITGAQMPETQLTKSLDAKLRQQRLFDLALDLASWGASQEPLMLILEDLHWADGASMELLNYLARNIGEKAILLCLVYRPLETQHEFAAKDYHQAINLKELTPEESLELVHSLLAIEGMPPELEALILKKSQGNPFFVEEVVKSLIEQKVVDQKDGKWQVVASEVKNVNIPDTVQGVIKSRVDRLSYETKEALQFASVIGREFSFNLLSGIYPQKEQIKPALADLNRFDLVLLEGEDGYMFKHIMTQEVAYDSLPFAKRRELHNAIGDQLEEAHQGKIEEAFGLLAHHYYHANNWEPAFFYSVEAGDKAKKVYANQEALAHYDRSLEIFDKMVEAGMLPELTKRIEEEIKAEEAKKSVEMQQGK; from the coding sequence ATGAAACTAGACGCCAGCCTGGTAAAATATTTGGGCCAGCCATTGGCCGAAAAATTAGAGAGCGGAAAACTTTCGGGCGAGGAAACCCGGCAAGCCTCCGAGAAGCTCAACCGACTATTTGCGGCGTTGTCGCCCTACCTGCCGAGGGGGCTGCACGCCCGGCGGCAGGGACTGATCAAGGGCGAAAAGCTGACGGCCGCCATCCTGCTGGCCGACGTCTCCGGGTTCACCACTTTATCGGAACGGCTTTCCCGCACCGGCAAGGAGGGGGCCGAGGAGGTCACCAGCATCATCAACGGCTATTTTTCGCCGCTGATAAAAATCGCCCTGAAATACGGGGGGGACCTAATCCGCTTTGGCGGCGATTCCATCACCGTTATTTTTGAGCCCCTTCCGGACGAAACCGCCGGCAAAGAACGCCGGGCCGCCCAGGCCGCCTGGGAGATGGCCGAGTTCGTAAAAAATTTTGCCGAGGTAAAAACCTCCATCGGCTCGTTCCCGGTGGGCCTGCACCTGGCTTTGCACACCGGAAGCTTTACCATCTGCCGGGTGGGAAGCGAAAAGGAAGGCCTGCAGTACCTGCTGGCCGGCCAATCGGCCGCCGCGGCCGCCAGGCTGGAGGACGAAGCCGAGGCCGGGCAGATCCTAATTTCCAAAGAAATGCACCAGGCTCTGACCGGATCGGTAAAGGACGAAAAAAAATCCGGGGATACCTTCCAGCTTCTGGAATTGACGGACCAGGCTCCGGCCGGCCTGGAGCAAAAAGAGGAAGCCGACCTCAGCCCCGAAACCATGGCCCAAAAGATCCAGGATCTGGCCGCCTACCTGCCGCCTTGGCTTTTCCAAAGGATGATCGCCGACCCCAAGTCCGGGGCCCAGAGCGGGGAGCATACCCGGGCCACGGCGCTGTTCCTGAGTTTTTCCGGCCTGGATTTTGACCACGACGCCAGCGCGGTGGCCAAACTGCAGAACTATTACCAGGTGCTGCAGCAGACGGTGAAATCTTACGACGGGCATCTCAACAAGATTGACTCCGGCCAGGACGGCCAAAGGGCTTTGATCCTTTTCGGCGCCCCCCAATCCCACGAGGACGACGAGATAAGGGCCGCCCTCTGCGGGCTGGAGATGCTTTCGCATCAGGAGTTTTCCTACGGCGGCATGCACCAGAAATTCGGCATCAATTCAGGCTATGTCTTTGCCGGGACGGTGGGCTCGGCGGCCCGCCGGGAATACACCGCCATGGGCGACGAGGTCAACCTGGCCGCCCGGCTGATGGGCTCGGCCCAGGACGAGGAGCTTTTGATCACCGAGGCCACCCACCGCAAATGCAAGAACAAGTTCCTGGCCGAGCCCCTGGGCGAGCGCCAGTTCAAGGGCAAGGCGCACCCCATCAGCATCTTTAAAGTGACCGCCAAAAAAGAGGTGGGCGAAGACATCTTTGCCAAGTGGATCTCCGAGTCCAAGGCCATCGTGGGGCGGAGCCAGGAGCGGGAGCTTTTAAACCAGGCCATCGAAAAAACCCTGTTGGGCAAGGGCCAGATTGTGTCCATAGCGGGCGAGGCCGGCATCGGCAAGTCGCGGCTGACCCGCGACCTCACCAGCCGCTGGATGGAGCGGGGCTACACCCTGTTCGGCGGCAGTTGCCAGTCGTACGGCCAGGCCATCAGCTATCTGCCCTGGTCCGAACTTTTGGAAGCCTATCTGGGGCTTAAAAAGACCGACAGCCCGGAGCAGAAGGCCCGAAAGATCGAAAAAGCCCTGGCCATAATAGATCCCCAACTGAAGGACTGGGCCCCGATCATAGGAGAGATCACCGGGGCGCAGATGCCAGAGACCCAACTCACCAAATCTCTGGACGCCAAGCTGCGCCAGCAGAGGCTGTTCGACCTGGCGCTGGACCTGGCAAGCTGGGGCGCCTCTCAGGAGCCGTTGATGCTGATTTTGGAGGACCTGCACTGGGCCGACGGCGCCTCCATGGAACTGCTGAACTATCTGGCCCGCAACATCGGGGAAAAGGCCATCCTGTTATGCCTGGTCTACCGGCCGCTGGAGACCCAGCACGAATTCGCCGCCAAGGACTACCACCAGGCCATCAACCTGAAAGAGCTGACCCCGGAAGAGAGCCTGGAATTGGTGCATTCGCTGCTTGCCATCGAGGGCATGCCGCCGGAGTTGGAGGCGCTGATCCTGAAGAAGAGCCAGGGCAACCCCTTCTTCGTGGAAGAGGTGGTCAAGTCGTTGATCGAGCAGAAGGTGGTGGACCAGAAGGACGGCAAGTGGCAGGTGGTGGCCTCGGAGGTTAAGAACGTCAACATCCCCGACACCGTCCAGGGGGTCATCAAGAGCCGGGTGGACCGCTTAAGCTACGAGACCAAGGAGGCGCTGCAGTTCGCCTCGGTGATCGGGCGGGAGTTCAGCTTTAACCTGCTGTCCGGCATCTATCCCCAAAAGGAGCAGATCAAGCCGGCGCTGGCCGACCTCAACCGCTTTGACCTGGTGCTGCTGGAAGGCGAGGACGGCTATATGTTCAAGCATATCATGACCCAGGAGGTGGCCTACGACAGCCTGCCCTTTGCCAAGCGCCGGGAGCTGCACAACGCCATCGGCGACCAGTTGGAGGAAGCGCATCAGGGTAAAATCGAAGAGGCTTTTGGCTTGCTGGCCCACCACTATTACCACGCCAACAACTGGGAGCCGGCCTTCTTCTATTCGGTGGAGGCCGGGGACAAGGCTAAGAAGGTCTACGCCAACCAGGAGGCTTTGGCCCACTACGACCGCTCGCTGGAGATCTTCGACAAAATGGTTGAGGCCGGGATGCTGCCGGAACTGACTAAAAGGATCGAGGAAGAGATCAAGGCCGAGGAGGCCAAGAAGTCTGTTGAGATGCAGCAGGGGAAATAG
- a CDS encoding glycosyltransferase family 9 protein: MAAKGDVLRTTPLALALKQKYPGSKITWLTDADAAPLLYNNPSVDELLGYDFYFLTQLSVERFDRIICLDKEPRAAGLASILAGRRKYGFGWDPKGALVPLNKESRYLYDLGLSDRLKFQINQKSYQQLIIEAAGLEYTGQKYQYRETPEESQWAGAYLSNLFRRGTGLPLIGLNTGVGRAFPTKAWPVENYARLARSINQEKIGRAIILGGPGEKVLVKKISHLVPGIFASPCDLSLRRFAALISRLDIIVSADSLAMHLGIALERKVIALFGPTCSQEIDLYGRGEKLDLRLDCSPCYKTSCAGAKCLAGISQEDVLAAVKRNL, translated from the coding sequence TTGGCGGCAAAGGGAGACGTGCTGAGGACTACGCCGTTGGCCCTGGCTCTGAAACAGAAATATCCCGGTTCGAAGATTACCTGGCTGACCGATGCCGATGCCGCTCCCCTGCTTTACAACAATCCATCGGTGGATGAATTGCTAGGTTACGATTTTTACTTCCTGACTCAATTATCGGTCGAAAGATTCGACCGGATAATCTGTTTAGACAAGGAACCGCGGGCCGCCGGTTTAGCCTCCATACTGGCGGGCCGCCGCAAATATGGCTTTGGCTGGGATCCCAAGGGCGCCTTGGTTCCCCTGAACAAAGAGAGCCGATATCTTTATGACTTGGGGTTGTCGGACCGTCTTAAATTTCAAATCAATCAAAAAAGTTACCAGCAACTGATAATAGAGGCTGCCGGGCTTGAATATACCGGGCAGAAATATCAATACCGGGAGACCCCGGAAGAATCCCAATGGGCCGGGGCTTATCTGAGCAACCTGTTTCGCAGAGGAACAGGCCTGCCGCTGATCGGCCTCAACACCGGGGTGGGAAGGGCCTTTCCCACCAAGGCCTGGCCGGTTGAAAATTATGCCCGGCTGGCCCGGAGCATCAACCAGGAGAAAATAGGCCGGGCAATTATCCTGGGCGGACCCGGGGAGAAAGTTTTGGTCAAAAAGATTTCCCACCTGGTTCCCGGAATCTTTGCTTCACCCTGCGATCTTAGCCTCAGGCGGTTTGCGGCCCTGATCTCCCGTCTGGACATCATTGTCAGCGCCGACAGCCTGGCCATGCATCTGGGGATCGCCCTGGAGAGAAAAGTGATCGCTTTATTCGGCCCCACCTGCAGCCAGGAAATTGACCTGTACGGGCGGGGAGAGAAACTGGATCTGAGGCTGGATTGTTCCCCCTGCTATAAAACTTCCTGCGCCGGGGCCAAATGCCTGGCCGGAATTTCCCAGGAGGACGTGCTGGCCGCGGTAAAGAGAAACCTATAA
- a CDS encoding XylR N-terminal domain-containing protein, protein MAQTVKVPAQFESIFAEAEKNVRSFFASMVSDPTKGVITIGGERYILMRGESIFLSLRNKMIADFGAEVAASFLYDLAKTVGRSDARHFAEKLGLKDPIQRLSAGPVHFSHTGWAFVDILPESRPTPDENYLLVYNHPNTFESAACLRQGKRSDHPVCLFSAGYSAGWCSFSFGIELDAREIMCLAAGAGDCRFVMAPPQRLQMQVDKYLTGS, encoded by the coding sequence ATGGCACAAACGGTAAAAGTCCCCGCACAATTCGAGTCAATATTTGCGGAGGCCGAAAAGAACGTCCGTTCCTTTTTCGCCAGCATGGTGTCGGACCCGACCAAGGGAGTCATCACCATCGGCGGAGAACGCTATATCCTGATGCGGGGAGAATCCATTTTCCTTTCGCTGCGGAACAAGATGATCGCCGATTTTGGCGCTGAGGTCGCCGCTTCGTTTCTCTACGATCTGGCTAAAACCGTGGGACGCAGCGATGCCCGGCATTTCGCCGAAAAGCTGGGGTTGAAGGATCCTATCCAGCGGTTGTCGGCCGGCCCGGTCCATTTCAGCCACACCGGCTGGGCGTTTGTGGACATTCTGCCCGAAAGCAGGCCCACGCCCGATGAGAACTACCTGCTGGTTTACAACCATCCCAATACGTTTGAGTCGGCTGCCTGCCTGCGCCAGGGAAAACGGAGCGACCACCCGGTATGCCTGTTCTCGGCGGGATATTCGGCGGGATGGTGCTCGTTCAGCTTCGGGATCGAGCTCGACGCCCGGGAGATAATGTGCCTCGCCGCCGGAGCCGGCGATTGCCGGTTCGTGATGGCCCCGCCTCAGCGTCTGCAGATGCAGGTGGACAAATATTTGACAGGATCCTGA
- a CDS encoding class I SAM-dependent methyltransferase: MNIREYYELYWSGGGYLPPDSELLTFKRNFLFQAIKGSQDLSILDLGCGDGRVSAGFKREYTVFGIDISTKALLEAQKRGLLSVLYQDETLPFKDSTFDVIITFDILEHLFDPEHLLQEVRRVLKPKGLLLLAVPNAGMLYNRWYFLFTGQFRDFTAVSDRTMPGCSIQEHIRFFSRKGILTMLKRLGFAAEKAEYWFPRKFYRPGFSKFSFLGSMIILFRLEKLFPTLLAQVFFIKAGKQAADLNYKNTIRR; this comes from the coding sequence ATGAATATCAGGGAATATTATGAACTATATTGGAGCGGCGGAGGTTATTTGCCCCCGGATAGCGAGTTGTTGACTTTTAAGAGGAATTTTTTATTTCAGGCGATTAAGGGCTCGCAGGATTTGAGCATTCTGGACCTTGGCTGCGGCGACGGCCGGGTGTCGGCGGGATTTAAAAGAGAATATACTGTTTTTGGAATAGACATTTCAACCAAAGCGCTATTGGAAGCCCAAAAGCGCGGCCTCCTTTCGGTCCTTTATCAGGATGAAACGCTTCCCTTTAAGGATTCTACTTTTGATGTCATCATAACCTTTGATATTCTTGAACATCTGTTTGATCCTGAACATTTACTGCAAGAAGTCCGAAGGGTTTTAAAGCCCAAAGGTCTATTATTGTTGGCTGTGCCCAATGCTGGGATGCTGTATAATCGCTGGTATTTTTTGTTTACCGGACAATTCCGGGATTTCACAGCCGTAAGCGACCGAACCATGCCGGGTTGCAGCATTCAAGAGCATATTCGCTTTTTCAGCCGGAAGGGTATTCTGACGATGTTAAAACGGCTTGGATTTGCGGCGGAAAAGGCGGAGTATTGGTTTCCCAGAAAATTTTACCGGCCAGGATTTTCAAAATTCAGCTTTTTAGGCTCAATGATCATTCTTTTTAGATTGGAAAAACTTTTCCCGACTCTTTTGGCGCAAGTATTTTTTATTAAAGCTGGGAAACAGGCCGCTGATTTGAATTATAAAAACACCATCAGAAGATAA
- a CDS encoding radical SAM protein → MNPIAGQIPYRMFRAWGWPVIMPLNYTISVTARCNYRCATCRIYQSDLPEMTIRDYRSLFLSLGRSPYWVTFSGGEPFLRGDFGDIVEMCCAICRPQLVNIPTNGSFPEKTAETAGNLAKRHHHINFIVNVSIDSTGDEQNDIRGHRDAWRNAAATVAALKKDRPGNLLTGIGTVISKRNLDGFARHRAELEKLGAGSMVAEVAENRVELLNESLDITPSPEEYKAIADDLIEEIKLKKRKGLAGLTQAFRKQYYGYVYKILRGEKGLPCYAGFASVQIMPDGAVWGCCIRGDEMGRLPDYDYDLKKLWHSDKAAETRGKIKLRRCACPLANAAYTNMMLNTATSFKILGKIVFEGME, encoded by the coding sequence GTGAATCCCATTGCCGGACAGATCCCTTACCGGATGTTCAGGGCCTGGGGCTGGCCGGTAATCATGCCGCTGAATTACACCATCAGCGTAACCGCCCGCTGCAATTACCGCTGCGCTACCTGCCGGATATACCAGTCAGACCTCCCCGAAATGACGATCCGCGATTACCGCAGTTTATTTTTATCTTTGGGCCGATCGCCTTATTGGGTCACTTTTTCCGGGGGGGAACCGTTTTTGCGCGGCGATTTCGGGGATATCGTCGAGATGTGCTGCGCCATCTGCCGCCCCCAGCTGGTAAATATCCCCACCAACGGAAGTTTTCCCGAGAAGACGGCGGAAACCGCAGGGAACCTGGCGAAACGGCACCATCATATCAATTTCATCGTCAATGTTTCGATTGATTCCACCGGAGACGAGCAGAACGACATCCGCGGCCATAGGGACGCCTGGCGGAATGCCGCGGCCACGGTCGCAGCGTTGAAGAAGGACCGGCCAGGCAATCTCCTGACAGGCATCGGCACTGTCATCTCAAAAAGAAATCTTGACGGTTTTGCCAGGCATCGCGCGGAACTGGAAAAGCTGGGGGCCGGTTCCATGGTGGCCGAGGTGGCCGAAAACCGGGTGGAGTTGCTGAACGAGAGCTTGGACATCACCCCGTCCCCGGAAGAATATAAGGCGATAGCCGACGACCTGATAGAAGAGATCAAGCTGAAGAAAAGGAAAGGATTGGCCGGCCTGACTCAGGCCTTCCGCAAACAGTACTATGGCTATGTCTATAAAATTCTCAGGGGCGAAAAGGGACTGCCCTGCTATGCCGGTTTTGCTTCGGTCCAGATAATGCCGGACGGGGCCGTCTGGGGTTGTTGCATCAGGGGCGATGAGATGGGCCGGCTACCGGATTATGATTACGATTTAAAAAAACTGTGGCATTCTGATAAAGCTGCCGAAACCAGGGGAAAAATAAAATTACGTCGCTGCGCTTGTCCTTTGGCAAATGCGGCTTACACCAATATGATGTTAAATACGGCAACGTCTTTTAAAATATTGGGGAAAATAGTTTTTGAGGGGATGGAATGA
- a CDS encoding glycosyltransferase → MNFSLGIAAYNEAANIGRLLDRLLAYQPDVSGLSEIVVVASGCTDETESIVRSYAAKDSRVRLITEPQRKGKASAVNLFIEKSANDLLALMSADVLPDDGALKHLIKPFSNDKIGVTAGRIIPVNDRSSFMGFYGNLFWLLHHQIGLQSFKAGEAVAFRKVFSSIPADTATDETWIVQQVLEKGYLSQYIPQAIFRNRGPDNIGDFLKVRRRHLVGYYHLLKLRPDWKLPDTMDNVKVLKLLVGEFSFTPKEALFLIGSVLLEFWARALAQYDFYLAGKNPFVWDTAASTKCLEGKK, encoded by the coding sequence ATGAATTTCAGCCTAGGCATTGCAGCTTATAACGAGGCGGCCAATATCGGCAGATTGCTGGACCGCCTATTAGCATATCAACCCGATGTTTCGGGGCTTTCCGAGATCGTGGTAGTGGCCTCCGGCTGCACCGACGAAACCGAGTCCATCGTCCGGTCATATGCCGCAAAAGACAGCAGGGTCAGGCTGATTACCGAACCGCAGCGGAAGGGAAAGGCCTCGGCAGTCAATCTTTTTATCGAGAAATCGGCGAACGATCTTTTGGCGTTGATGAGCGCGGATGTTTTGCCTGATGACGGCGCCCTGAAGCATCTGATCAAACCATTTTCTAACGATAAGATAGGCGTAACGGCCGGCAGGATAATCCCGGTGAACGATAGGTCCAGTTTCATGGGGTTTTACGGGAACCTGTTCTGGTTACTGCACCATCAGATAGGCCTGCAGAGCTTCAAGGCCGGCGAGGCGGTGGCCTTCCGCAAGGTGTTCTCTTCCATCCCGGCCGATACCGCCACCGACGAGACTTGGATAGTTCAGCAGGTGCTGGAGAAAGGATATCTTTCGCAATACATACCCCAGGCCATTTTCAGGAACCGGGGGCCGGATAATATCGGGGATTTCCTCAAAGTCCGGAGGCGTCATCTTGTCGGCTACTATCACCTCTTGAAATTGAGGCCCGATTGGAAACTGCCCGACACCATGGACAATGTCAAGGTCCTTAAGCTGCTGGTCGGCGAATTTTCATTTACGCCCAAAGAAGCGCTGTTTCTGATAGGCTCGGTCCTTTTGGAATTCTGGGCCAGGGCCCTGGCCCAGTATGATTTTTATCTGGCCGGAAAAAATCCTTTTGTGTGGGATACGGCCGCTTCCACAAAATGCCTGGAGGGAAAAAAGTGA
- a CDS encoding GIY-YIG nuclease family protein, producing MYWVYIIQSITTKNYYTGYTSDLVQRLKRHNANQTKSIKNSGPFVIVHTEEFKTKEDAFRRERQIKRYKSGNAFKKLVNK from the coding sequence ATGTATTGGGTCTATATCATTCAAAGCATTACGACAAAGAACTATTATACCGGCTACACTTCAGACTTGGTACAGCGTTTAAAGCGACATAACGCAAACCAAACCAAGTCCATCAAAAATAGCGGACCGTTTGTTATAGTGCATACAGAAGAATTCAAGACTAAAGAAGACGCATTTCGGCGTGAGCGCCAGATTAAGAGATATAAAAGCGGCAATGCCTTTAAAAAGTTGGTTAATAAATAA